A stretch of the uncultured Desulfobacter sp. genome encodes the following:
- a CDS encoding efflux RND transporter periplasmic adaptor subunit, with translation MKKIILSLAALALLALVLFFIGIGNRLLPAQVSAKDPAKKEVVQPIPTARAIIYDPKQTFTFPGKVKAAKKAELSFQVPGQIELLNILEGQKVEKGALLAAIDKKNHLYAARAARARYQASKQDFHRASQLYQDKVISKAQFDTALAAHDVAKAELAIKEKALADSRLTAPFDGLVAKRYVEKKEHVDQGEPVLLLQDVSGIEVEVQLPEQLVARGGTDILDRLTVRFDADPEVTFPATAMELSMESSRDTRTYALVIKLPSPADMHILPGMTATVCGIIKQPENVLGRHSTLLIPVEAVAFDPSGKPYVWVVDTKSQKARKQHVQISSMHDAGIEVSNGIHADDLVAIAGLYTLTEIQRIRPMKQGKKGLEG, from the coding sequence ATGAAAAAAATCATCTTAAGCCTGGCCGCATTGGCCTTGCTCGCGTTGGTCCTGTTTTTCATAGGAATCGGGAACCGGCTTTTACCGGCACAGGTTTCAGCCAAGGATCCAGCAAAAAAAGAGGTGGTTCAGCCCATCCCAACTGCCAGGGCAATCATCTACGACCCCAAACAAACTTTCACATTCCCGGGCAAGGTGAAAGCGGCCAAAAAGGCTGAGCTTTCATTTCAGGTTCCAGGCCAAATCGAACTATTGAACATTCTGGAAGGACAAAAGGTAGAAAAGGGAGCGCTCCTGGCAGCCATTGACAAAAAAAACCATCTATATGCGGCCCGGGCAGCCAGGGCCAGGTACCAGGCATCAAAGCAAGATTTTCACCGTGCATCCCAACTCTATCAGGATAAGGTAATAAGCAAAGCCCAATTTGACACAGCCCTGGCCGCCCATGATGTGGCAAAAGCAGAGCTGGCCATCAAAGAAAAGGCACTGGCCGACAGCAGGCTGACCGCCCCCTTTGACGGTTTGGTGGCCAAACGCTATGTGGAGAAAAAAGAACATGTGGACCAAGGAGAGCCGGTTCTTCTGCTTCAGGATGTGTCAGGCATCGAAGTTGAAGTTCAGTTACCCGAGCAACTTGTTGCCCGGGGCGGAACCGATATTCTCGACCGGCTGACTGTTCGTTTTGATGCCGATCCGGAAGTGACATTCCCGGCTACGGCCATGGAGTTAAGCATGGAATCAAGCCGGGATACGCGTACCTACGCGCTGGTGATCAAACTGCCTTCACCGGCGGATATGCACATTCTGCCAGGCATGACGGCAACGGTTTGCGGCATTATCAAACAACCTGAAAACGTTTTAGGCCGACATTCCACCCTGCTGATACCCGTCGAGGCCGTGGCGTTTGATCCCAGTGGTAAACCCTATGTCTGGGTTGTGGATACTAAGTCACAAAAGGCAAGAAAACAGCATGTGCAGATCAGCTCGATGCATGACGCCGGCATTGAGGTAAGCAACGGTATCCATGCAGATGATCTGGTGGCCATTGCCGGACTTTACACACTTACTGAAATACAAAGGATTCGCCCAATGAAGCAAGGCAAGAAAGGACTGGAAGGATGA
- a CDS encoding GntR family transcriptional regulator, translated as MLNDLFKQLEATAQSLGLKPGDRFPAERQLAAELNVSRNTFRRLLHTLEGRGMVEIKKGSGTFLKPRFFNTLDPYWGTEKRSAQNVMGDQMESVFLFFPIIVELACHRMTTPQLDLLQKSNVALSRSIFTKDHRKVWLESLSFFRIIAKGTGNSVMAGIVEEIFDVDMIPFDHFFKATQKSKEELFGDHVNILNALIEKDCGKARQVTQNYAVHLNRIIGNNTLPDLQSQFYKEDT; from the coding sequence ATGCTGAACGATTTGTTTAAACAGCTTGAAGCCACTGCCCAGTCACTTGGACTTAAACCGGGGGATAGATTTCCTGCTGAACGTCAACTTGCCGCCGAGCTTAATGTCAGCCGAAACACCTTTAGGCGTCTGCTACATACCCTGGAAGGCCGGGGTATGGTTGAGATTAAAAAGGGCAGCGGCACCTTTTTGAAACCCCGTTTCTTTAATACCCTGGATCCCTATTGGGGCACTGAAAAAAGATCTGCCCAAAACGTTATGGGGGATCAGATGGAATCCGTATTCTTATTTTTCCCCATTATTGTTGAACTTGCATGTCATCGCATGACAACTCCCCAGCTTGATTTACTCCAAAAAAGCAATGTGGCCTTAAGTCGCAGTATCTTTACCAAGGACCATAGAAAAGTATGGCTGGAAAGTCTGTCTTTTTTCAGGATCATTGCCAAGGGAACGGGCAACAGCGTTATGGCCGGTATTGTGGAAGAGATTTTCGATGTTGATATGATCCCGTTTGACCATTTTTTCAAGGCAACGCAGAAAAGCAAGGAAGAGCTGTTCGGGGACCACGTCAATATACTGAACGCTCTGATCGAAAAAGACTGCGGCAAAGCCAGGCAGGTGACCCAAAATTATGCCGTCCATTTAAACCGGATCATTGGAAACAATACGCTGCCCGACCTTCAGTCTCAGTTTTATAAGGAGGATACATGA
- a CDS encoding SUMF1/EgtB/PvdO family nonheme iron enzyme, whose product MSKLSWLHLSDLHYGKPKDAWDAEYILEKLVDDLRLLQKSHDLCPDLIFFSGDLAFGQISSGPGKNLKDQYAGVQVFLERVRTAFKKEIPKARIFLVPGNHDVNRQRVTAMTTHYLDSLDDQDCISNFMAAGDSSWKLTMERLEEYRDFLQGFGNSDLLQNPERLTYGTTVDINGIRVGIAGFNTVWSSGRNSKEENGKLRVAWKWQTRYVRKHIKDAQVKIALFHHPVSWGSESDKIFAEDKLRNEFHFILSGHEHKTGVTPYADGHAGIAAYACYDRSLGSGYNICCLDFENQTGEVHLRKYSTEDGGGWVRRITPKARDGRYHLEHLDKWMPKLDNPEIHAPIKLGSPSVSSGSNQEFEGQLVLYKRRAVSLYEKLPMIGFGARLRVSIRIEEIYMPLHAMVDDAVQSGACYADALDAAKCLEKLGRNTQISIPDAFQVCRQNNSRGIVILGDPGSGKTTHLKRLLLWALSEDYETIGLPAGIIPMFLPLRELKNSDIKKFIYDRMADVGLEMNEKFTDQLLDHHPVLLLFDGLDEIQNTTLRAETARNIPRFMNGRSNLYSVVTCRFAGYTATTRLDNEFTELHLRPLTRDQAREFIRTWYRLVETADNQNLSLALELADKKAHDLIENLSSDDFRVGRVFEMTRNPLLLTNICLVHRDGGRLPRTRGKLYRAAMDVLLEFWRGARGVDVRIGADLGRRVLQPVALWMHQKENRIRACADELAPVLEKALEKVRWPHGAAGDFLRMVRDDTGLLTGWGNSTYGFMHLGFQEYLAACEIRRLSFEDDTVLAQLAEHWGQSWWQEVILLMVGLEEPSRFKAFMTQVVQLPAFSDNPDMIERCLEDAAEIDWTLFLDLLAAAPGKDSQLWNRQLAALKIFDRHAKDRLAPLIKDLEKHPMPQIRKRFSVEHRCQDDEVMAHGDIQYEMVKIPGGRITIESSEIVLDSFYMGRYPVTNRQYALYLKANRDVKEPEYWGDREYNGESQPIVGVSWDEARAFAQWCGLSLPSEAQWEFACRAGTTTRFYTGDKDDDLARAGWFKDNSGDNLHPVGEKEPNAYGLYDMHGNVWEWTTDKIWGPYGVIRGGAFYYSAESCRSAYRFGYHPSRLLPYVGFRLVLLPGRQDKGR is encoded by the coding sequence TTGTCCAAGCTTTCCTGGCTTCACCTGTCTGATCTCCACTACGGCAAGCCCAAAGATGCCTGGGATGCCGAATATATTTTAGAAAAACTGGTCGATGATCTTAGGCTCCTCCAAAAGAGTCATGACCTGTGCCCGGATCTGATTTTTTTCAGCGGTGATCTCGCCTTTGGGCAGATCAGTTCCGGACCGGGGAAAAACTTAAAAGACCAGTATGCAGGGGTACAGGTTTTTTTAGAACGGGTGCGCACGGCCTTTAAAAAAGAAATTCCCAAGGCGCGCATTTTTCTTGTTCCGGGCAACCATGATGTGAACCGACAGCGGGTGACTGCCATGACAACCCATTATCTGGATAGTCTGGATGACCAGGATTGCATCTCAAACTTTATGGCGGCGGGTGACTCGTCGTGGAAGTTGACCATGGAGCGTTTGGAAGAGTACCGTGATTTTCTACAAGGTTTCGGCAATTCTGATCTGCTTCAGAACCCTGAGCGACTGACCTACGGCACTACAGTGGACATCAACGGCATCCGGGTGGGTATTGCAGGCTTTAATACAGTGTGGTCCAGCGGGCGAAACAGCAAAGAGGAAAACGGTAAACTCCGAGTGGCTTGGAAATGGCAGACAAGATATGTGCGAAAGCATATTAAAGATGCCCAGGTTAAGATCGCCTTGTTTCATCACCCCGTGTCCTGGGGATCAGAGTCCGACAAAATCTTTGCAGAAGACAAATTGAGAAATGAGTTTCATTTTATTTTGTCGGGCCATGAGCATAAGACTGGTGTGACCCCCTATGCTGACGGCCATGCCGGTATTGCCGCCTATGCCTGCTATGACCGGTCTCTGGGAAGCGGATATAATATCTGCTGCCTGGATTTTGAAAATCAAACCGGAGAGGTTCATTTAAGAAAATACAGCACCGAGGACGGGGGCGGATGGGTTCGAAGGATTACCCCCAAGGCCCGGGACGGGCGGTATCATCTGGAACATCTGGATAAGTGGATGCCGAAGCTGGACAACCCAGAAATCCATGCCCCAATAAAATTGGGTTCACCGTCAGTCTCTTCCGGCTCAAACCAGGAATTTGAAGGGCAATTGGTTCTCTATAAACGCAGGGCCGTATCCCTGTATGAAAAACTCCCCATGATTGGATTCGGTGCCCGGTTGCGGGTTTCCATCCGCATTGAGGAAATTTACATGCCCCTGCATGCTATGGTGGATGATGCCGTCCAGTCCGGGGCGTGTTATGCGGACGCCCTGGATGCGGCCAAGTGTCTGGAAAAATTAGGGCGCAACACCCAGATCTCCATTCCCGACGCCTTTCAGGTGTGCCGGCAAAACAACAGCCGGGGCATTGTTATTTTAGGTGACCCGGGTTCCGGCAAGACCACCCATTTAAAGCGTCTGCTTTTGTGGGCACTGTCCGAAGATTATGAAACCATAGGGTTGCCGGCAGGTATCATCCCTATGTTTCTGCCCCTGCGGGAACTAAAAAATTCAGACATCAAAAAATTTATTTATGACCGTATGGCGGATGTCGGGCTGGAGATGAATGAAAAATTTACGGACCAGCTTTTGGATCACCATCCGGTGCTTTTGTTGTTTGACGGCCTGGACGAAATTCAAAATACGACGCTGAGGGCTGAAACGGCCCGTAATATTCCCCGGTTTATGAACGGCCGCAGCAATCTGTATTCGGTTGTCACCTGCAGGTTTGCAGGGTATACGGCCACGACCCGTCTGGATAATGAATTTACGGAACTGCATTTGCGCCCCTTAACCCGGGATCAGGCCCGGGAATTTATCCGCACCTGGTATCGGCTCGTGGAAACTGCGGACAACCAGAATTTGTCCCTGGCACTGGAGCTTGCCGATAAAAAGGCCCATGACCTGATTGAAAATCTGTCATCCGATGATTTCAGGGTCGGCCGGGTTTTTGAAATGACCCGCAATCCACTGTTATTGACCAATATCTGCCTGGTGCACCGGGACGGGGGGCGGCTGCCCAGAACCCGGGGCAAATTGTATCGGGCCGCCATGGATGTACTTCTGGAATTCTGGCGGGGTGCCAGGGGGGTGGACGTTCGCATCGGCGCGGATTTGGGCCGCCGGGTACTCCAGCCCGTGGCCCTGTGGATGCACCAAAAGGAAAATAGAATCCGGGCCTGTGCCGATGAGCTTGCGCCGGTGCTGGAAAAAGCTTTGGAAAAGGTTCGGTGGCCCCATGGGGCTGCCGGGGATTTTTTGCGCATGGTTCGGGATGATACAGGCCTGCTCACCGGCTGGGGAAACAGCACCTACGGGTTCATGCACCTGGGATTTCAGGAGTACCTGGCCGCCTGCGAGATTCGCCGCCTCTCCTTTGAGGATGATACCGTGCTGGCTCAATTGGCGGAACACTGGGGGCAGTCCTGGTGGCAGGAGGTGATCCTGCTGATGGTGGGCCTGGAAGAGCCCTCAAGGTTCAAGGCGTTCATGACTCAGGTGGTCCAGCTTCCGGCATTTTCTGATAATCCCGATATGATTGAGCGCTGTCTGGAGGATGCTGCCGAAATTGACTGGACTCTGTTTCTGGACCTGCTGGCGGCAGCACCGGGCAAAGATAGTCAATTGTGGAATCGGCAATTGGCGGCTTTGAAAATCTTTGACCGGCATGCTAAAGACCGGCTCGCCCCATTGATCAAAGACCTTGAAAAACATCCCATGCCCCAGATCCGGAAACGCTTTTCGGTAGAGCACCGCTGTCAGGACGATGAGGTGATGGCTCACGGGGACATTCAATATGAGATGGTTAAAATTCCGGGGGGTAGGATTACCATAGAATCCTCCGAAATTGTCCTCGATTCTTTTTACATGGGGCGCTACCCAGTAACCAATCGTCAATATGCCTTGTATTTAAAGGCCAATCGAGATGTCAAAGAACCGGAATACTGGGGGGACCGTGAATACAACGGGGAGAGTCAGCCCATAGTGGGTGTGTCCTGGGATGAGGCCCGGGCGTTTGCCCAATGGTGCGGACTTTCATTGCCCTCCGAAGCCCAGTGGGAATTTGCCTGCAGGGCCGGGACCACGACCCGGTTTTATACGGGTGATAAAGACGATGATCTGGCACGGGCCGGGTGGTTTAAAGATAATTCCGGTGACAACCTGCATCCGGTGGGGGAAAAAGAACCCAATGCCTACGGGCTGTATGATATGCATGGGAATGTATGGGAGTGGACGACAGATAAAATATGGGGCCCGTACGGGGTGATCCGCGGCGGCGCGTTCTACTATTCGGCCGAGTCCTGCCGGTCCGCTTACCGCTTCGGCTACCACCCGTCCCGTCTCCTCCCGTACGTTGGGTTCCGGCTGGTTCTGCTCCCAGGCCGGCAGGATAAAGGCCGGTAG
- a CDS encoding MarR family transcriptional regulator: protein MNQELKKKIVNTLMQVTRKFAEVEAFPIEVTGDVSVSTREAHAIESIGENRCVNVTQIADHFGFTKSAASQLVSKLTRQGFVVKKQAGHSNKELQLSLTPLGWQAFEAHAKMHGRDLKQILETMDCVEISVLIQLNELLGRLNSIMDGRLAK from the coding sequence ATGAATCAGGAACTGAAGAAAAAAATAGTCAATACGCTGATGCAGGTCACCCGCAAATTTGCCGAAGTGGAAGCATTCCCCATAGAGGTTACCGGTGATGTCAGCGTTTCAACCCGGGAAGCCCATGCCATTGAAAGTATTGGTGAAAACAGGTGTGTTAATGTTACACAGATCGCCGATCATTTCGGGTTTACCAAAAGTGCCGCCTCGCAACTGGTGTCAAAACTGACCCGGCAGGGATTTGTGGTCAAAAAACAGGCCGGGCACAGCAACAAGGAATTACAACTTTCCCTGACGCCTTTGGGGTGGCAGGCCTTTGAAGCTCACGCAAAGATGCATGGCCGTGACCTTAAACAGATTCTTGAAACCATGGATTGTGTGGAAATTAGTGTACTCATACAGTTAAACGAGTTGCTGGGAAGGCTAAATTCCATTATGGATGGCCGGTTGGCCAAGTAG
- a CDS encoding efflux RND transporter permease subunit, which translates to MNNPGLYAVRYKVVTLVFSLLIVLGGIFSFLNIGRLEDPEFTIKEAVIYTQYPGASAGQVELEVTEPIETAIQQLKQLKEVRSISRAGVSIIFAETQEIYDKDNLPQVWDELRRKVGRVNGQLPSGCGKPVVNDDFGDVYGVMFAVTGDGYDKNQLKEYAKDLRRELLTCTDVGRIDFWGLPREGLFIEIDRAKLTQLGLKPDTIFNTIASQNSVTPAGAVPVGSEYIPFRITGDYNAIQDMGNQLISGIQGRMIRLKEVARIRHDIITPADELMRYNGKEAVGIGISTVSGGNVIAMGKSIDKRLAQLKANTPLGITINTITSQSRIVETAVSGFVTNLISAVGIVILLLVVFMGWREGFIIGFVLILTILATLMVMKSWGITLQRISLGALIIALGMLVDNAIVITEGIITKMRREISREQAAAQAVGETMWPLLGATVIAILAFAAISLSKDMTGEWLASLFQVICISLGLSWFFAVTTVPCFCVIVLPASKNQDKATRSKRFFTWYKAVVARAIDHRWLTLTGVIGLLVVAMWGFGHVKQDFMPDTNRAQFTVDIWMPQGTHIDSTATTIEQVERHVAGLKGVQNTASFIGRGPLRFLLTFSPEMPDSAYAQLLVDVDDFRRVPALKNKIQQWLDREVPQVIGSVDAFKLGPGGGAVVARLSGPESTTLRTLADQVMKIMAKHPNTRSIRTDWGNQVKVSEIDFSDRRARELGISRPEVAGAVAMNFTGAVVGQYRHGDELLPIILQPPKEQRNTINAIDDVQVFSRMKNKWVPVQQVTNGTTAAVEQSVIHRLNQKRTLRVFCKQREGTTDALFRQLAPVLKKELKLPVGYTLEWGGEHEEQLEANAKLMSNFPIAFAGMFLVTVLLFNSLRYPLIIFMGLPLIVVGVAPGMLIADKAFGFMAMLGFLSLFGMLIKNEIVLLDQIKVELAAGKEPFSAVVDSSASRIRPVTMATFTTVFGMIPLLTDAFFSPMAAAIMGGLSFATLLTLFVVPVFFSTLFSIHRPVAHR; encoded by the coding sequence ATGAACAATCCGGGATTATATGCCGTCCGTTACAAAGTGGTCACCTTGGTTTTCAGCCTGCTCATTGTACTTGGCGGAATCTTCAGTTTTCTTAATATCGGCCGCCTGGAAGACCCGGAATTCACCATCAAGGAAGCCGTGATTTATACCCAGTATCCCGGGGCTTCTGCCGGGCAGGTGGAACTGGAGGTGACAGAGCCCATTGAAACAGCTATCCAACAACTTAAACAGCTCAAGGAAGTCCGCTCCATATCCCGGGCCGGTGTTTCCATTATTTTTGCTGAAACACAAGAGATCTACGATAAAGATAATCTTCCCCAGGTTTGGGACGAACTTCGCCGCAAGGTGGGAAGAGTCAATGGGCAACTGCCCTCGGGTTGCGGCAAGCCCGTGGTCAATGATGATTTTGGAGATGTTTACGGTGTAATGTTTGCCGTCACCGGTGACGGGTACGATAAAAACCAACTCAAGGAATATGCAAAGGATCTGCGCCGGGAACTGCTCACCTGCACGGATGTCGGGCGTATTGATTTCTGGGGCCTTCCCAGGGAAGGACTTTTTATTGAAATTGACCGGGCCAAACTGACACAGCTGGGGTTAAAGCCCGATACCATTTTTAATACCATCGCTTCGCAAAACAGTGTTACGCCGGCAGGGGCAGTGCCTGTGGGCAGCGAATACATCCCCTTTCGCATCACCGGGGATTATAACGCCATTCAAGATATGGGCAACCAGCTTATCAGCGGTATCCAGGGGCGCATGATCCGGTTAAAGGAAGTGGCCCGGATCCGGCATGATATCATTACCCCGGCGGATGAACTCATGCGATATAACGGCAAAGAAGCGGTAGGGATTGGAATATCAACCGTTTCCGGCGGAAATGTTATTGCCATGGGCAAATCCATCGATAAACGCCTAGCTCAACTGAAGGCTAATACGCCTTTGGGCATAACCATCAATACCATTACCAGCCAGTCCAGAATTGTGGAAACGGCTGTTTCAGGATTTGTGACCAACCTGATCAGTGCCGTGGGTATTGTTATCCTCCTGCTGGTGGTCTTCATGGGCTGGCGGGAAGGATTTATCATCGGATTTGTACTGATTCTCACCATCCTGGCGACGCTGATGGTGATGAAATCCTGGGGTATCACATTGCAGCGGATCTCCCTGGGCGCCCTTATCATCGCTTTGGGCATGCTGGTGGACAACGCCATTGTCATCACCGAAGGCATCATCACCAAAATGCGCCGGGAAATTTCCCGGGAGCAGGCGGCAGCCCAGGCGGTCGGCGAGACCATGTGGCCGCTTTTAGGCGCCACGGTGATTGCCATCCTGGCCTTTGCCGCCATTTCTCTGTCCAAGGACATGACCGGGGAGTGGCTGGCCAGCCTGTTTCAAGTGATCTGCATCTCTTTAGGCTTGAGTTGGTTTTTTGCCGTCACCACGGTGCCCTGTTTTTGCGTCATAGTTCTGCCTGCTTCCAAAAACCAAGACAAGGCAACACGTTCGAAACGATTTTTCACCTGGTATAAAGCCGTTGTCGCCAGGGCCATTGACCACCGGTGGCTGACCCTGACAGGTGTCATTGGCTTGCTGGTAGTTGCCATGTGGGGCTTTGGCCATGTGAAGCAGGATTTTATGCCGGATACCAACCGTGCACAGTTCACCGTAGATATATGGATGCCCCAGGGCACCCATATTGACAGCACGGCAACAACCATTGAACAGGTTGAACGACATGTCGCGGGATTAAAAGGAGTGCAGAATACGGCAAGCTTCATTGGCCGGGGACCTTTGCGTTTTCTTCTGACCTTTTCGCCTGAAATGCCGGACAGTGCCTATGCCCAGTTGCTGGTGGATGTGGATGATTTCAGACGGGTGCCGGCACTTAAAAATAAAATCCAGCAATGGCTGGACAGGGAGGTGCCCCAGGTCATCGGCAGTGTTGACGCATTTAAACTGGGGCCTGGCGGCGGTGCCGTGGTGGCTCGATTGAGTGGCCCGGAAAGTACCACACTTCGCACGCTTGCCGACCAGGTGATGAAAATAATGGCAAAACATCCCAATACCCGCAGTATCCGCACAGACTGGGGCAATCAGGTCAAGGTCAGCGAAATTGATTTTTCCGACCGCAGGGCCCGGGAACTGGGCATTTCCCGCCCGGAAGTTGCCGGTGCTGTGGCCATGAATTTCACGGGCGCCGTTGTGGGCCAATACCGGCATGGGGACGAGCTTTTACCCATTATCCTGCAACCGCCCAAGGAACAGCGGAATACCATCAACGCAATTGATGATGTACAGGTCTTCAGCCGAATGAAAAACAAATGGGTGCCGGTGCAGCAGGTGACCAATGGTACGACCGCTGCCGTAGAACAGAGCGTGATCCATCGTCTCAACCAGAAACGAACCCTGCGGGTATTTTGCAAGCAGCGGGAAGGCACCACGGATGCCCTGTTTCGTCAATTGGCCCCGGTGCTTAAAAAAGAGCTGAAACTGCCTGTGGGCTATACTTTAGAATGGGGCGGAGAACATGAGGAACAGCTTGAAGCCAATGCCAAACTGATGTCCAATTTCCCCATTGCTTTTGCCGGGATGTTCCTGGTCACGGTGCTGCTGTTCAACAGCCTGAGGTATCCGTTAATTATTTTTATGGGGTTGCCCCTAATTGTTGTGGGCGTAGCCCCGGGCATGCTCATTGCCGACAAGGCATTCGGGTTCATGGCCATGCTCGGATTTTTAAGCCTTTTCGGCATGTTGATCAAAAATGAAATTGTTTTACTGGATCAGATCAAAGTGGAACTGGCCGCAGGCAAAGAACCGTTCAGTGCGGTAGTTGACTCTTCTGCAAGCCGTATCCGACCGGTTACCATGGCCACATTCACAACGGTGTTCGGCATGATCCCATTATTGACGGACGCCTTTTTCAGCCCCATGGCCGCAGCCATTATGGGGGGATTAAGCTTTGCCACGCTATTGACCCTGTTTGTGGTGCCGGTATTTTTCAGTACTCTCTTTTCAATCCACAGACCTGTGGCTCATCGTTAA
- a CDS encoding nitroreductase family protein, with translation MFIELLRKRRSIRQFKDKAVSPEQCDMLIEAALRSPSSRGFNPWQFVVVKDKETIAQLSQAKSHGAAFLKNAPLAIVVCADTSKSDVWIEDASIAAIIIHLAAADLGLGSCWAQMRLRSRDDGTAASDYISGILDLPEHIQVQAVIGIGHPATEMDGHDASTLLYDQVSYEKFSMS, from the coding sequence ATGTTTATTGAATTATTGCGTAAGAGAAGAAGCATCCGGCAGTTTAAGGATAAAGCTGTAAGTCCGGAACAGTGTGATATGCTGATCGAAGCCGCACTGCGCTCTCCAAGTTCCAGGGGCTTTAATCCATGGCAGTTTGTGGTGGTTAAAGACAAAGAAACCATCGCTCAGTTGTCCCAGGCCAAATCCCATGGCGCAGCTTTTTTAAAAAATGCGCCTTTGGCCATTGTCGTGTGTGCCGACACATCCAAAAGCGATGTCTGGATTGAGGATGCCTCCATTGCCGCCATTATTATTCATTTGGCTGCTGCCGATTTGGGCCTTGGCTCCTGCTGGGCGCAGATGCGGTTGCGCAGCCGTGATGACGGTACTGCCGCATCGGATTATATTTCCGGCATTCTTGATCTGCCCGAACATATCCAGGTGCAGGCGGTGATCGGCATCGGCCATCCTGCAACTGAAATGGATGGGCATGATGCGAGTACACTTTTATATGATCAGGTCAGCTACGAGAAATTTTCAATGTCATAA
- a CDS encoding MBL fold metallo-hydrolase, producing the protein MSENIQRRDFLKGAVTGTGIGALAAMGLFSYSGMRKKLFPQKERKMTDIGTCRNVKVTNISETSWFDNHALMGDIKGAGGLLVNQYTYNWPPFGNGTGLGKGSYEAGIQEIKDLIPHDLDKAWEIIAKNSVNPENAGGYACLLEVEELSGNKRKFLLDSGWSYKWMDECFKREGIDKMLENREIEGLFISHEHFDHYWGLPVTLKYDPTITIYIPEGFYPEGKKYIKDSGHTGKLVEVKNGLYKHIPGMATYVFPVPIICRVFGEQSIYFNVKDKGLVSVTGCCHQGIIRFAETAHNELKYEKDQFHGIYGGLHISPFEDWDPKYDDLVISLRNYGFERIGCNHCTGVLCAKKFISAGYPVVEGSARFRSKDKAYLGNGDVITFG; encoded by the coding sequence ATGTCCGAAAATATACAACGCAGGGACTTTTTAAAGGGTGCGGTCACCGGCACGGGCATTGGCGCGCTGGCTGCCATGGGACTGTTTTCCTATTCCGGAATGAGGAAAAAGCTTTTTCCCCAAAAAGAGAGAAAAATGACCGATATCGGCACCTGCAGAAACGTCAAGGTGACCAATATTTCAGAAACCAGCTGGTTTGACAACCATGCCCTCATGGGCGATATCAAAGGTGCCGGCGGCCTGCTGGTAAACCAGTACACCTATAACTGGCCGCCCTTCGGCAACGGCACAGGCCTTGGCAAGGGATCTTATGAGGCAGGTATCCAAGAGATTAAAGACCTGATTCCCCATGACCTGGATAAGGCCTGGGAAATTATTGCAAAAAATTCAGTCAACCCGGAAAATGCCGGCGGATACGCCTGTCTGCTGGAAGTTGAAGAGCTTTCGGGCAACAAGCGTAAATTTTTGCTGGACTCCGGCTGGTCCTATAAATGGATGGATGAATGCTTCAAGCGGGAAGGGATCGACAAAATGCTGGAAAATCGGGAAATAGAAGGTCTGTTTATCTCCCATGAGCATTTTGACCACTACTGGGGCCTGCCCGTGACCCTGAAATATGATCCCACCATTACCATATATATTCCCGAAGGCTTTTATCCCGAAGGAAAGAAGTACATCAAAGATTCAGGGCACACCGGCAAACTGGTGGAGGTCAAGAACGGGCTGTATAAACACATACCCGGGATGGCCACCTATGTGTTCCCGGTGCCCATTATCTGTCGGGTTTTCGGAGAACAGTCCATTTATTTTAATGTAAAGGACAAGGGATTGGTTTCCGTGACAGGATGCTGCCACCAGGGCATCATTCGGTTTGCGGAAACAGCGCACAACGAACTGAAGTATGAAAAGGACCAGTTCCATGGTATTTATGGCGGGCTTCATATATCTCCGTTTGAGGATTGGGATCCCAAGTATGACGACCTTGTAATCTCTTTGAGAAATTACGGGTTTGAACGGATCGGCTGCAATCACTGTACGGGCGTCCTGTGTGCCAAGAAATTCATTTCTGCCGGCTACCCCGTAGTAGAAGGGTCTGCAAGGTTCCGTTCCAAGGATAAAGCTTATCTTGGCAATGGAGATGTCATCACCTTCGGATAA
- a CDS encoding type II toxin-antitoxin system VapC family toxin, which yields MLDDVNAWRISLVKNSQIMLKNPDAAEMIESVSLPDLHKDPFDRLLIAQALNNNCSLVTKDEIIKRYNVKTFWI from the coding sequence TTGCTTGACGATGTTAATGCATGGCGGATCAGCCTGGTAAAAAATTCACAGATAATGCTTAAGAATCCCGATGCTGCAGAAATGATTGAATCGGTCTCTCTTCCCGACTTGCACAAAGATCCGTTTGACCGATTATTGATTGCCCAGGCACTTAATAACAACTGTTCTCTTGTGACAAAAGATGAAATTATAAAACGATATAATGTAAAAACATTCTGGATATAG
- a CDS encoding type II toxin-antitoxin system Phd/YefM family antitoxin, which translates to MINISATSLRANLFAILKKVESGEQVVVTHNKKPVAYLKPVKKDD; encoded by the coding sequence ATGATTAATATCTCAGCAACCAGTTTAAGGGCTAATCTTTTTGCCATACTCAAAAAAGTCGAATCCGGTGAACAGGTCGTAGTGACCCACAACAAAAAACCGGTCGCTTATCTAAAACCGGTCAAAAAAGATGATTGA